From Candidatus Binatia bacterium, the proteins below share one genomic window:
- a CDS encoding amidohydrolase — protein MRSLKVWLWVAGLGVFLIASALLLAGEQVGADRIFRAKKILTMDPDRPVATAVAVESGRITAVGSLEEVRAALGNRTLEIDDRFSNEVLVPGFIDPHLHPTLAATILSLDIVSAMEWSTPTGRTEAVRGRDAFLARLRGLDEARDDQDWLLVWGYHKPYHGELSRADLDGISTSRPIFVWQRSVHEMFFNTRALEELGLSREVVDAHPQADWETGHLWEQGALTLGRPMTQILASPRRYLNGLSKMTEVLHRGGLTTVGEQGFPQVNSLAEWFSLRFEMWWSDAPYRFVLVPNAMFLAANEGDAASAERAAEAMLDWSSDRIRVVKHAKYYADGAIFSQLMQMTEPYLDGHHGEWMMTPQEQDAVLDAFWKGGWDLHIHVNGDAGLDLVLDQIEAHQQDDPKEERRIVLEHYGFAREDQHLRVAELGVEVSNNAYYLHELAPIYAEHGLGPERAAEISPLGSLARAGVPTSFHSDFPMAPAAPLLLAWVAVNRIASDGRVWGPHQRLELTAALRAITIEGARSLGLEDEIGSIEVGKRADFTVLEEDPYAVDPASLRDIGIWGTVLDGRPHPLARD, from the coding sequence ATGCGTTCGTTGAAAGTGTGGCTCTGGGTGGCGGGGCTTGGCGTATTTCTCATCGCCTCGGCTCTCCTGCTCGCGGGGGAGCAGGTCGGCGCCGATCGAATCTTTCGGGCGAAGAAGATCCTGACGATGGACCCGGACCGTCCCGTTGCGACCGCGGTTGCCGTGGAGTCCGGTCGAATCACGGCAGTCGGCTCGCTCGAAGAGGTCCGGGCGGCTCTCGGGAACCGTACCCTCGAGATCGATGACCGCTTTTCGAACGAGGTTCTTGTGCCGGGATTCATCGACCCGCACCTTCACCCGACTCTTGCCGCGACGATCCTGTCGCTCGATATCGTCTCGGCGATGGAGTGGTCGACGCCGACGGGTCGGACCGAGGCGGTTCGTGGGCGCGATGCTTTTCTCGCGCGACTCCGAGGGCTGGACGAGGCTCGGGACGACCAGGACTGGCTGCTGGTCTGGGGCTACCACAAGCCGTATCACGGCGAGCTTTCTCGCGCGGATCTCGATGGAATCTCGACCTCGCGTCCGATCTTCGTCTGGCAACGATCCGTCCACGAGATGTTCTTCAACACGCGAGCACTGGAGGAGTTGGGCCTCAGCCGCGAGGTCGTCGATGCGCACCCGCAGGCCGACTGGGAAACCGGGCATCTCTGGGAGCAGGGTGCACTCACCCTCGGCCGGCCGATGACGCAAATCCTCGCCTCGCCACGACGCTACCTGAACGGGCTCTCGAAGATGACCGAAGTTCTCCACCGCGGCGGGCTCACGACGGTCGGTGAGCAGGGCTTTCCGCAGGTGAACAGCTTGGCCGAGTGGTTCTCTCTGCGGTTCGAGATGTGGTGGTCTGACGCGCCTTACCGCTTCGTCCTCGTTCCGAACGCGATGTTTCTCGCGGCCAATGAGGGCGACGCTGCGTCGGCCGAGCGAGCCGCCGAGGCAATGCTCGATTGGTCGTCGGACCGGATTCGTGTGGTGAAGCACGCCAAGTACTACGCCGACGGTGCGATCTTCAGTCAGCTGATGCAGATGACCGAGCCCTATCTCGACGGCCATCACGGCGAGTGGATGATGACACCGCAGGAGCAGGACGCCGTCCTCGATGCTTTCTGGAAGGGCGGGTGGGACCTTCATATTCACGTGAATGGAGATGCGGGTCTTGATCTCGTTCTCGACCAGATCGAGGCGCACCAGCAAGACGACCCGAAGGAGGAGCGTCGAATCGTTCTGGAGCACTACGGCTTTGCTCGCGAGGATCAACATTTGCGGGTCGCGGAGCTCGGAGTTGAGGTCTCGAACAACGCATACTACCTGCATGAGCTTGCTCCGATTTACGCCGAGCATGGACTTGGACCGGAGCGGGCCGCCGAGATCTCGCCGCTGGGCTCCCTCGCTCGAGCGGGCGTGCCTACTTCGTTTCATTCCGACTTCCCGATGGCCCCCGCGGCGCCCTTGCTGCTTGCGTGGGTGGCCGTGAATCGGATCGCCAGCGACGGACGCGTGTGGGGCCCGCACCAGCGGCTGGAGCTCACCGCGGCGCTGCGGGCGATCACCATCGAAGGGGCTCGCAGCCTGGGCCTCGAGGACGAGATCGGATCCATTGAGGTCGGTAAGCGGGCGGACTTCACCGTGCTCGAGGAAGATCCGTATGCGGTTGATCCTGCGAGCCTCCGCGATATCGGAATTTGGGGCACGGTTCTCGACGGTCGACCTCATCCACTGGCGCGCGACTGA
- a CDS encoding gamma carbonic anhydrase family protein: MKYSLDGTKVTLEGGGHFIAPNAAVIGNVILKDRASVWFSCVLRGDSERIEVGAGSNIQDGTVMHADPGFPMVVGENVTVGHNAMLHGCTIGDDTLIGIGAVVLNGAKVGKGCLVGAGALVTEGMEVPDGAMVLGAPARVKRELDEAAQAALRMSAEHYVTNGARFVQGLEPQD, translated from the coding sequence ATGAAGTACAGCCTTGATGGAACCAAAGTTACCCTTGAGGGAGGGGGCCATTTTATTGCTCCGAATGCCGCCGTCATCGGCAACGTGATCCTGAAGGACAGGGCTAGCGTGTGGTTCAGCTGTGTATTGCGAGGCGACTCCGAGCGCATCGAGGTCGGAGCCGGCAGCAATATTCAGGACGGCACCGTGATGCACGCAGACCCCGGTTTTCCGATGGTGGTTGGCGAAAACGTCACGGTCGGCCATAACGCCATGCTGCACGGATGCACCATCGGCGACGACACGCTCATTGGCATCGGCGCGGTTGTCCTGAACGGCGCCAAGGTCGGAAAAGGCTGCCTTGTCGGCGCGGGTGCTCTGGTCACCGAGGGCATGGAAGTGCCCGACGGTGCGATGGTTTTAGGTGCTCCGGCCAGGGTCAAGCGCGAGCTGGATGAAGCTGCGCAAGCCGCGCTGCGTATGAGTGCCGAACACTACGTGACCAACGGCGCCCGCTTTGTGCAGGGGCTGGAGCCGCAGGATTGA
- a CDS encoding TldD/PmbA family protein — translation MFDDVAKIFRDEMPRVDFCSLRVSRERSQTVWTRQGVLQPVGNDDDFGAMVVVHHGGGAGYGATPDLSRSGIRAAISRAKQWAARTADIGVTDFSAVPMPHPRGSFESDNEVPWQTMSLGDKIDLLGDLAGRLKVDDRIVDWESALWWTQAESLYVTNGGGEVAQTQHILVPHLQVAANDGTDTVIRSLGGRGFARQAGLELLSDLQLEAAADRISQEALALLAAPHCPSETTELVLAPDQMMLQIHESIGHPLELDRILGDERNYAGTSFVTLDMFGSYQYGSELLNVTYAPTVQGQLASYAFDDDGVNAERQYIIREGKLERPLGSVLSQHRAGVQGVANSRANGWNRPAIDRMANLNVEPGEGDLDSLLGGIERGVYMETNISWSIDDSRNKFQFGCEYGRLIENGELTDVVKKPNYRGVSASFWRNLTGVGGMETRDVLGTPYCGKGEPNQVIRVGHASPVCRFSNVEVFGGA, via the coding sequence ATGTTTGATGATGTAGCGAAGATTTTTCGCGATGAGATGCCCCGGGTTGATTTTTGTTCACTTCGGGTCAGCCGCGAGCGCTCCCAAACGGTTTGGACACGTCAAGGAGTTCTGCAGCCGGTTGGCAATGATGATGATTTCGGCGCGATGGTGGTGGTGCACCATGGGGGTGGTGCCGGTTATGGGGCCACCCCGGACTTGAGCCGCAGTGGTATTCGGGCGGCGATCAGCCGTGCGAAGCAGTGGGCCGCCCGGACGGCGGATATCGGGGTGACCGATTTCTCGGCCGTCCCCATGCCGCATCCGAGGGGCAGTTTCGAATCGGATAACGAGGTGCCGTGGCAGACCATGAGCCTTGGCGACAAGATCGACCTGCTTGGCGATCTGGCCGGGCGTCTCAAGGTAGATGACCGCATCGTCGATTGGGAGTCTGCCTTGTGGTGGACCCAGGCGGAGAGCCTCTACGTCACGAACGGCGGAGGCGAGGTGGCGCAGACGCAACATATTCTGGTTCCCCATCTGCAGGTAGCGGCCAACGACGGCACCGATACCGTGATCCGGAGTCTGGGTGGTCGAGGCTTTGCCCGTCAGGCGGGCCTTGAGTTGCTCTCGGATCTTCAGCTGGAAGCCGCAGCGGACCGAATTTCGCAGGAGGCCTTGGCCCTTTTGGCAGCACCCCACTGTCCATCCGAGACCACGGAATTGGTGCTCGCACCCGATCAGATGATGCTGCAGATCCATGAATCCATCGGTCATCCACTGGAGCTCGATCGCATTCTGGGTGACGAGCGCAATTATGCCGGAACGAGCTTCGTGACTCTCGATATGTTCGGGTCGTACCAATATGGCAGCGAGTTGCTGAACGTCACTTATGCACCGACGGTACAAGGTCAGCTCGCCTCGTACGCCTTCGACGACGACGGGGTCAACGCGGAGCGGCAGTACATCATCCGCGAAGGCAAGCTCGAGCGTCCTTTGGGCAGCGTCCTGTCCCAGCATCGCGCCGGGGTGCAGGGTGTCGCGAACTCTCGAGCCAATGGTTGGAACCGACCGGCCATCGACCGCATGGCGAACCTCAATGTCGAACCGGGAGAGGGAGACCTGGACTCCCTTCTCGGGGGCATCGAGCGCGGCGTTTATATGGAGACCAATATTTCGTGGTCGATCGATGATAGCCGAAACAAATTTCAGTTCGGCTGTGAGTATGGCCGCCTGATTGAGAACGGGGAACTCACCGATGTCGTGAAGAAGCCGAACTACCGCGGCGTCTCGGCGAGCTTCTGGAGAAACCTGACTGGCGTTGGCGGCATGGAAACGCGTGACGTGCTTGGGACCCCATACTGCGGCAAGGGTGAGCCCAACCAGGTGATTCGGGTCGGGCATGCCTCGCCGGTCTGTCGATTTTCCAACGTTGAGGTGTTCGGAGGCGCGTGA
- a CDS encoding amidohydrolase family protein has translation MSNVVIVSADCHAGALPAAYKEYMPERFHEASDQWWLQYIREMIVRTGTFFDQEAVDDYTDKAGEGGARWSQMSKLPDQIGDADLWAMLTDENTAFAPRRGEWDTSTRLAELEADGIAGEIIFPQMAPFGAGLLQYRNPVDPAANLEGVRAYNRWLADLCNANPGRHAGVALINVDDIEVTCQEVRDARRMGLWGGVLLPTSTGEHPFYHHPRYEPLWELCANEGILVHSHSGWSPDYGDVPSATAMYISEVAMWAHRPFTAMLWAGAFERHPDLHLVLTETGCSWILETLRLMEWKVDLPFFQHFSQGLSLRPTEYFQRQCHLGASFLEPHEGADRHRIGVNKLMWGSDYPHLEGTWPNTMDALRTTFAEYPEKETRAILGETAAELYGFDRQLLESVAKRVGPSLEQIQTAA, from the coding sequence ATGTCCAACGTCGTCATCGTCAGCGCAGACTGTCACGCAGGTGCCCTTCCGGCAGCCTACAAGGAGTACATGCCGGAGCGTTTCCACGAGGCCAGTGATCAGTGGTGGTTGCAATATATCCGGGAAATGATCGTACGGACCGGCACCTTCTTCGACCAGGAAGCAGTCGACGACTACACCGACAAGGCCGGTGAAGGCGGTGCGCGTTGGAGCCAGATGTCAAAGCTGCCCGACCAGATCGGAGATGCCGACCTCTGGGCGATGCTCACCGACGAAAACACGGCCTTCGCGCCCAGGCGAGGTGAATGGGACACATCGACGCGTCTCGCAGAACTCGAAGCCGACGGCATCGCGGGCGAGATCATTTTCCCCCAGATGGCGCCGTTCGGCGCGGGGCTTCTGCAATACCGCAACCCGGTCGACCCGGCCGCCAACCTCGAAGGCGTGCGCGCCTACAACCGTTGGCTGGCCGATCTCTGCAACGCCAACCCCGGCCGCCACGCCGGAGTCGCTCTGATCAACGTCGACGATATCGAGGTCACCTGTCAGGAAGTTCGCGATGCCCGAAGGATGGGTTTGTGGGGCGGCGTCCTGTTGCCGACCAGCACCGGCGAACACCCCTTCTACCACCACCCACGCTACGAACCGCTGTGGGAGCTCTGTGCCAACGAGGGTATTCTGGTACACTCCCATTCGGGATGGTCTCCCGACTACGGCGACGTTCCCTCGGCCACCGCGATGTACATCAGCGAAGTCGCGATGTGGGCGCACCGCCCGTTTACCGCGATGCTATGGGCGGGTGCGTTCGAGCGCCACCCCGACCTGCACCTGGTGCTTACCGAAACGGGCTGCTCCTGGATTCTGGAAACCTTGCGCCTCATGGAGTGGAAGGTCGACCTGCCCTTCTTCCAGCACTTCAGCCAGGGGCTCTCGCTGCGCCCCACCGAGTACTTTCAGCGTCAATGTCATCTAGGCGCATCCTTCCTCGAGCCCCACGAAGGCGCCGATCGCCATCGCATCGGTGTGAACAAACTCATGTGGGGCTCTGACTATCCGCATCTCGAGGGAACATGGCCGAATACCATGGATGCGCTACGCACGACCTTCGCTGAGTACCCGGAAAAGGAGACGCGAGCGATTCTGGGAGAAACGGCAGCGGAGCTCTACGGCTTCGATCGCCAGCTTCTCGAATCCGTAGCGAAGCGGGTCGGGCCGTCGCTTGAACAGATTCAGACCGCGGCCTGA
- a CDS encoding nuclear transport factor 2 family protein, protein MKKLMTLAMATILMAGMLILPTGCGSSSGENRDIQELGERLVVEYYEGLDLGDSAVLAAKFASSFQSVISTGPSSREAVLATIDAETFGDFALSDFTTTRAGSTLTVSYRGTIAVDGVAYAPTWRVNVFKEIDGDWLGIAFADAGEAP, encoded by the coding sequence ATGAAAAAACTGATGACTTTGGCGATGGCGACTATCTTGATGGCGGGCATGCTTATCTTGCCGACGGGTTGTGGTTCGTCGAGTGGCGAAAATCGGGATATTCAGGAGTTGGGCGAGCGTCTGGTGGTCGAGTATTACGAAGGTCTCGACCTTGGGGATAGCGCGGTGCTGGCAGCGAAGTTTGCGAGCAGTTTCCAGTCTGTGATTTCTACGGGCCCCAGTTCTCGCGAGGCAGTCCTTGCGACGATTGATGCCGAAACCTTTGGCGACTTTGCGCTTTCGGATTTCACAACGACGCGGGCTGGATCCACGTTGACGGTTTCGTATCGCGGGACGATCGCGGTGGACGGTGTGGCCTATGCCCCAACTTGGCGGGTTAACGTCTTTAAGGAAATTGATGGCGATTGGCTTGGGATCGCTTTTGCCGATGCCGGCGAAGCTCCTTAG
- a CDS encoding helix-turn-helix domain containing protein produces MATGAGGDTREELIDAAEELFAAKGIEKVTLAAITRLADQHNGGAIHYYFGGRDGLLAAILDRHEASLDKVRMDALIELRRSGSVTVEALLRIAIGALAGRLDSASGRSFLAIQRQRLVESAGSWNLRSTTMRLIAAEIEAIISDYRFDEHETEERRRLVTQLIIHRLADRSREETEGAATPRTLVIETLVSVATSILVNAGRTTAST; encoded by the coding sequence ATGGCGACTGGTGCCGGAGGAGATACCCGCGAGGAGCTGATCGATGCGGCCGAGGAATTGTTCGCCGCCAAGGGGATCGAGAAGGTGACGCTGGCCGCGATCACGCGGCTGGCCGATCAGCACAATGGCGGTGCGATTCACTACTACTTCGGTGGGCGGGACGGTCTGCTGGCGGCGATTCTCGATCGCCATGAGGCATCACTCGACAAGGTTCGGATGGACGCGCTGATCGAGCTGCGGCGGTCCGGTTCGGTGACGGTCGAGGCGCTGCTGCGCATTGCCATCGGGGCGCTGGCCGGCCGGCTCGATTCGGCATCGGGTCGGTCGTTTCTGGCGATTCAGCGCCAGCGGCTGGTCGAGTCTGCGGGGTCATGGAACCTCCGCTCCACGACGATGCGGCTCATCGCTGCGGAGATCGAAGCGATAATCAGCGACTACCGGTTCGACGAACACGAGACGGAGGAGCGGCGCCGTCTTGTCACTCAACTGATAATCCACCGGCTTGCCGATCGCAGCCGTGAAGAGACCGAGGGGGCCGCTACGCCGCGCACGTTGGTGATCGAGACGCTGGTGTCGGTGGCAACGTCGATATTGGTCAACGCGGGTCGAACCACGGCATCCACCTGA
- a CDS encoding FAD-dependent oxidoreductase: protein MPGFRTRVTTEAGDRLECRHLILSEGEKPRLAQTIGLVKNADGAIPVDENSRSDIPDVYVVGRSTRPGRSQAIISAGDGAAAAIDILSRIAGKAVCDWDSPPSDGD from the coding sequence GTGCCTGGTTTCCGCACCCGGGTAACCACAGAGGCAGGAGACCGCTTGGAGTGTCGGCACTTGATCCTCTCCGAGGGGGAAAAGCCTCGGCTGGCCCAGACGATCGGCCTCGTGAAAAACGCGGATGGGGCGATTCCCGTCGATGAAAACAGCCGCAGCGATATCCCTGACGTCTATGTCGTGGGCCGCTCGACCCGCCCCGGCCGGAGTCAGGCCATCATCAGCGCGGGCGACGGTGCGGCCGCTGCAATCGATATCCTGTCGAGGATCGCCGGTAAGGCCGTCTGTGACTGGGACTCACCCCCCTCCGACGGGGACTGA
- a CDS encoding SDR family NAD(P)-dependent oxidoreductase, with translation MKDLKGRVAVVTGGASGIGKALAKAFLGEGMKVVIADVEAPALEAAQAELGGEVMGVVTDVSKPESVNALADQVFAAHGACHLLCNNAGVAAPNLDLWETEPSDFTWVHGVNVGGVAHGVQAFVPRMIKSGEEGLVLNTSSGDGGISPLAQQVVYASSKAAVSIMTECLAAQLKGRETNLRAAIFYPSGGMLPTGIWTTMRNRPAELARLKPAGKERETTFDEFMEGAKKAGFDLPVQDLDELAQFALKGIRNGDFVIMIDRESMEAQLNDRAAKLARGECPIELQHMGLD, from the coding sequence ATGAAAGATTTAAAGGGACGGGTTGCCGTCGTCACGGGTGGGGCCAGCGGTATTGGAAAGGCGTTGGCCAAGGCGTTTCTGGGCGAAGGAATGAAGGTCGTGATCGCCGACGTGGAAGCGCCGGCGCTCGAGGCAGCACAAGCAGAGCTGGGCGGCGAGGTCATGGGGGTGGTAACCGACGTTTCCAAACCCGAGTCCGTAAACGCTCTGGCCGATCAGGTATTCGCTGCCCACGGCGCGTGCCACCTCCTCTGCAATAATGCCGGCGTGGCCGCACCCAACCTCGATCTCTGGGAGACGGAACCCAGCGATTTCACCTGGGTGCACGGGGTCAACGTGGGCGGAGTCGCCCACGGCGTGCAGGCCTTCGTGCCGCGCATGATCAAATCGGGCGAAGAGGGGCTGGTGCTCAACACCTCCTCCGGGGACGGCGGCATCTCGCCGCTTGCCCAACAGGTTGTCTATGCTTCGAGCAAAGCTGCGGTTTCGATCATGACGGAGTGTCTCGCCGCACAACTAAAGGGGCGCGAGACCAATTTGCGCGCGGCCATCTTCTACCCATCCGGTGGGATGCTGCCCACAGGAATCTGGACCACGATGCGCAACCGTCCGGCGGAGCTGGCGCGCCTCAAGCCGGCGGGCAAAGAGCGCGAGACCACCTTCGATGAGTTCATGGAAGGCGCAAAGAAGGCCGGCTTCGATCTCCCGGTGCAGGACCTCGACGAACTGGCCCAGTTTGCGCTCAAGGGAATCCGCAACGGAGACTTCGTGATCATGATCGATCGCGAGTCGATGGAAGCTCAACTGAACGATCGTGCGGCCAAGCTCGCGCGCGGCGAGTGCCCGATCGAATTGCAACATATGGGGCTTGACTGA
- a CDS encoding CocE/NonD family hydrolase C-terminal non-catalytic domain-containing protein: MRYSRTGGGSFTAPAPDLDLDWSYTPDGLGLSYLTPPLDEEVVLAGPGYADLWIQTSADDAPIEIVLSEVTPDGNEVRIQTGVQLAGYRKIDEDRSGRFLTRLFFGEDDYEPLSNELTLVHVPIFDVAHPLRAGSRLRVQINTPGRDLPLWFFDNPDPGPGGATYRVARGGGHASAIVLAVLPAGFLDVPEGLPLCGILRGQPCRPYVATSNSPG; the protein is encoded by the coding sequence ATTCGTTACTCTCGCACCGGTGGCGGGTCGTTCACCGCACCAGCACCCGATCTTGATCTCGACTGGTCCTACACGCCCGACGGGCTCGGCCTCTCCTATCTCACGCCACCACTCGACGAGGAAGTCGTGCTCGCAGGACCAGGCTATGCGGACCTATGGATCCAGACCAGCGCAGACGATGCGCCGATCGAGATCGTGCTCAGCGAAGTCACCCCGGATGGAAATGAGGTCCGTATCCAGACCGGCGTACAACTCGCTGGCTACCGCAAAATTGACGAAGATCGCTCAGGTCGGTTCCTCACCCGACTCTTTTTTGGCGAAGACGACTACGAACCTTTGTCCAACGAGCTCACTCTCGTGCATGTGCCCATCTTTGACGTAGCCCACCCGCTCCGGGCCGGCTCCAGACTTCGGGTGCAGATCAACACGCCGGGCCGCGATCTGCCGCTGTGGTTCTTTGACAACCCCGATCCGGGCCCCGGCGGCGCGACCTACCGCGTCGCCCGAGGCGGCGGGCATGCGTCGGCGATCGTCCTGGCCGTGTTGCCCGCGGGGTTCCTCGATGTGCCCGAAGGGCTTCCATTGTGCGGCATACTGCGGGGGCAGCCATGCAGGCCGTACGTAGCAACCAGCAACTCACCGGGGTAG
- a CDS encoding MAPEG family protein: protein MTTELGMLVLTALLSILLAFPPLIAVITTQGFVYGLGNRELGGEALPEWGKRAERAHLNLLANLPAFAALVLVAGLAGVSNEVTEIGAQQFFWARVAHAVIYIAGIPYIRAIAFGVSLGGLFAIAGELLSAWSVTA, encoded by the coding sequence ATGACCACGGAACTCGGAATGCTTGTCCTTACGGCGCTGCTGTCGATTCTCCTCGCCTTCCCCCCACTGATCGCTGTGATCACAACTCAGGGATTTGTATACGGTCTCGGGAACCGTGAGCTTGGCGGCGAGGCCTTGCCCGAATGGGGCAAACGCGCCGAGCGGGCTCATCTGAACCTGCTGGCGAATCTACCTGCCTTCGCGGCGCTGGTGCTCGTGGCGGGACTCGCGGGTGTCTCAAACGAAGTCACCGAGATCGGTGCCCAACAGTTCTTCTGGGCGCGAGTCGCACACGCCGTCATCTACATTGCCGGGATTCCGTATATTCGGGCAATCGCTTTTGGCGTGAGTCTCGGCGGCCTGTTCGCAATCGCAGGAGAACTGCTGAGCGCCTGGTCTGTCACAGCATAG
- a CDS encoding DoxX family membrane protein, which produces MIDESRLPINSSIGIVGRILFTLIFFISGVTHFTDIESYTSLMHESIPYRTFWVLISGIVELAGAVMILFNRSARFGGWLLVIFLVPVTFAVHGFEMVTTDSAQMQAVQTSFFLKGLAMTGAALLISQLGVQQDRP; this is translated from the coding sequence ATGATCGATGAATCCCGACTTCCCATCAACTCGTCCATTGGTATCGTCGGACGAATCTTGTTCACGCTGATTTTTTTCATTTCGGGCGTGACTCATTTTACGGATATCGAGTCCTATACTTCACTCATGCACGAGTCGATTCCCTATCGAACCTTCTGGGTTCTGATCTCCGGGATTGTCGAATTGGCAGGCGCTGTAATGATTCTTTTCAACCGCAGCGCTCGATTTGGTGGCTGGCTGCTCGTGATTTTTCTCGTTCCCGTGACCTTCGCTGTGCACGGCTTCGAGATGGTGACGACCGATAGCGCTCAAATGCAGGCGGTCCAGACATCCTTCTTTCTCAAGGGGTTGGCGATGACCGGTGCCGCGCTTTTGATCAGCCAGCTCGGCGTCCAGCAGGACCGCCCGTAA